The following coding sequences lie in one Cloeon dipterum chromosome 1, ieCloDipt1.1, whole genome shotgun sequence genomic window:
- the Dlic gene encoding cytoplasmic dynein 1 light intermediate chain 2 isoform X1 yields the protein MMAPISEKISDTGVTPKNKDEPDNKENLWAAILSEVQSRGNTKLPTTKSVLVLGENESGKTTLIAKLQGVEDPKKGSGLEYAYIDVRDEYRDDNTRLRVWVLDGDPEHSHLLEFALNEETFPDTMIMFSVSMTSPWAMLDQLQNWATILQDHIDKLNLSADFIQERKQSVLKRWQEYMEPGDELEASSPMRHSTRTLEDDLLDEELPLGEGTLTRNLGLDMVVVVTKTDYMGTLEKDMDYRDEHFDFIQQWIRRFCLQYGAALFYTSVKEDKNCDLLYKYLVHRIYHLPFRTPALVVEKDAVLIPSGWDNMKKISILYENMQSMKPDDYYTDVISRPQTRKPITRETEIHAEDEQQFLIKQQQLLQQGGTPSAPLGMTRQESPMRTPTSSKTSDRRTSATPGSQGSPKKMFGFFRSSQSETTFMDGAKVGAAAGGEGVLANFFNSLLHKKTGSPSPGKVQGMDKAAVRSDAAAELDRLTRNKKPPSPTGSPDSSANSSLEQPPSSTDC from the exons GGCAGCTATATTAAGTGAAGTACAATCGCGCGGTAACACAAAGTTGCCAACTACTAAATCAGTTCTTGTACTAG GAGAAAATGAGAGCGGCAAGACCACTTTAATCGCCAAACTGCAAGGTGTCGAAGACCCCAAAAAAGGTTCTGGCTTAGAGTATGCCTATATAGATGTGCGCGATGAATATAGAGATG ATAACACAAGACTGCGAGTTTGGGTTCTTGATGGCGACCCCGAACATTCCCACCTGCTCGAATTTGCTCTCAATGAGGAGACCTTCCCTGACACCATGATTATGTTCTCGGTGTCAATGACCTCGCCCTGGGCCATGCTTGACCAGCTTCAAAACTGGGCCACCATTCTTCAGGACCACATCGATAAATTAAACCTATCAGCAGACTTCATTCAAGAACGCAAACAATCAG tTCTGAAGAGGTGGCAAGAGTACATGGAGCCAGGGGATGAACTAGAGGCTAGTTCGCCAATGAGGCACTCGACAAGGACTCTGGAGGATGATCTGCTGGATGAAGAATTGCCCCTCGGTGAGGGAACTCTCACACGAAACCTCGGTCTTGATATGGTCGTTGTCGTAACTAAG ACTGACTACATGGGAACTCTAGAAAAAGACATGGACTATCGAGatgaacattttgattttattcagcAGTGGATTCGGAGATTTTGCCTTCAGTATGGGGCAGCTTTGTTTTACACTTCAGTGAAAGAGGACAAGAACTGTGACCTTTTGTATAAGTATCTGGTGCACAGAATTTACCACTTGCCCTTCCGCACCCCAGCGCTAGTTGTAGAAAAGGATGCAGTTCTCAT ACCATCCGGTTGGGATAATATGAAGAAAATCAGCATCCTCTATGAAAACATGCAGTCAATGAAACCAGACGATTACTACACCGATGTCATATCAAGACCACAAACCAGAAAG CCTATTACGAGAGAAACTGAGATTCACGCTGAAGATGAGCAGCAATTCCTGataaaacagcagcagctcctGCAGCAGGGTGGCACCCCGTCCGCCCCCCTCGGCATGACGAGACAGGAGTCTCCTATGAGAACTCCGACCAGCTCGAAAACCAGTGACAGACGCACATCCGCTACGCCTGGGTCGCAGGGTTCCCcgaaaaag ATGTTTGGCTTCTTTCGAAGTTCTCAGTCGGAAACCACTTTT ATGGATGGAGCCAAAGTGGGTGCGGCAGCTGGAGGGGAGGGTGTTTTAGCCAACTTTTTCAACTCGCTCTTGCACAAGAAAACAGGCTCTCCCTCCCCAGGTAAAGTGCAAG GTATGGATAAAGCTGCTGTTCGTTCTGACGCAGCTGCAGAACTGGACCGGTTAACCAGGAACAAAAAGCCGCCCTCTCCGACAGGATCTCCGGACTCCTCGGCCAATTCGAGTTTGGAGCAGCCGCCGTCATCTACTGATTGCTGA
- the Dlic gene encoding cytoplasmic dynein 1 light intermediate chain 2 isoform X2: MMAPISEKISDTGVTPKNKDEPDNKENLWAAILSEVQSRGNTKLPTTKSVLVLGENESGKTTLIAKLQGVEDPKKGSGLEYAYIDVRDEYRDDNTRLRVWVLDGDPEHSHLLEFALNEETFPDTMIMFSVSMTSPWAMLDQLQNWATILQDHIDKLNLSADFIQERKQSVLKRWQEYMEPGDELEASSPMRHSTRTLEDDLLDEELPLGEGTLTRNLGLDMVVVVTKTDYMGTLEKDMDYRDEHFDFIQQWIRRFCLQYGAALFYTSVKEDKNCDLLYKYLVHRIYHLPFRTPALVVEKDAVLIPSGWDNMKKISILYENMQSMKPDDYYTDVISRPQTRKPITRETEIHAEDEQQFLIKQQQLLQQGGTPSAPLGMTRQESPMRTPTSSKTSDRRTSATPGSQGSPKKMFGFFRSSQSETTFMDGAKVGAAAGGEGVLANFFNSLLHKKTGSPSPGMDKAAVRSDAAAELDRLTRNKKPPSPTGSPDSSANSSLEQPPSSTDC; this comes from the exons GGCAGCTATATTAAGTGAAGTACAATCGCGCGGTAACACAAAGTTGCCAACTACTAAATCAGTTCTTGTACTAG GAGAAAATGAGAGCGGCAAGACCACTTTAATCGCCAAACTGCAAGGTGTCGAAGACCCCAAAAAAGGTTCTGGCTTAGAGTATGCCTATATAGATGTGCGCGATGAATATAGAGATG ATAACACAAGACTGCGAGTTTGGGTTCTTGATGGCGACCCCGAACATTCCCACCTGCTCGAATTTGCTCTCAATGAGGAGACCTTCCCTGACACCATGATTATGTTCTCGGTGTCAATGACCTCGCCCTGGGCCATGCTTGACCAGCTTCAAAACTGGGCCACCATTCTTCAGGACCACATCGATAAATTAAACCTATCAGCAGACTTCATTCAAGAACGCAAACAATCAG tTCTGAAGAGGTGGCAAGAGTACATGGAGCCAGGGGATGAACTAGAGGCTAGTTCGCCAATGAGGCACTCGACAAGGACTCTGGAGGATGATCTGCTGGATGAAGAATTGCCCCTCGGTGAGGGAACTCTCACACGAAACCTCGGTCTTGATATGGTCGTTGTCGTAACTAAG ACTGACTACATGGGAACTCTAGAAAAAGACATGGACTATCGAGatgaacattttgattttattcagcAGTGGATTCGGAGATTTTGCCTTCAGTATGGGGCAGCTTTGTTTTACACTTCAGTGAAAGAGGACAAGAACTGTGACCTTTTGTATAAGTATCTGGTGCACAGAATTTACCACTTGCCCTTCCGCACCCCAGCGCTAGTTGTAGAAAAGGATGCAGTTCTCAT ACCATCCGGTTGGGATAATATGAAGAAAATCAGCATCCTCTATGAAAACATGCAGTCAATGAAACCAGACGATTACTACACCGATGTCATATCAAGACCACAAACCAGAAAG CCTATTACGAGAGAAACTGAGATTCACGCTGAAGATGAGCAGCAATTCCTGataaaacagcagcagctcctGCAGCAGGGTGGCACCCCGTCCGCCCCCCTCGGCATGACGAGACAGGAGTCTCCTATGAGAACTCCGACCAGCTCGAAAACCAGTGACAGACGCACATCCGCTACGCCTGGGTCGCAGGGTTCCCcgaaaaag ATGTTTGGCTTCTTTCGAAGTTCTCAGTCGGAAACCACTTTT ATGGATGGAGCCAAAGTGGGTGCGGCAGCTGGAGGGGAGGGTGTTTTAGCCAACTTTTTCAACTCGCTCTTGCACAAGAAAACAGGCTCTCCCTCCCCAG GTATGGATAAAGCTGCTGTTCGTTCTGACGCAGCTGCAGAACTGGACCGGTTAACCAGGAACAAAAAGCCGCCCTCTCCGACAGGATCTCCGGACTCCTCGGCCAATTCGAGTTTGGAGCAGCCGCCGTCATCTACTGATTGCTGA
- the Dlic gene encoding cytoplasmic dynein 1 light intermediate chain 2 isoform X7, protein MSDPRNSTDGGMTCLKDVKSSIWAAILSEVQSRGNTKLPTTKSVLVLGENESGKTTLIAKLQGVEDPKKGSGLEYAYIDVRDEYRDDNTRLRVWVLDGDPEHSHLLEFALNEETFPDTMIMFSVSMTSPWAMLDQLQNWATILQDHIDKLNLSADFIQERKQSVLKRWQEYMEPGDELEASSPMRHSTRTLEDDLLDEELPLGEGTLTRNLGLDMVVVVTKTDYMGTLEKDMDYRDEHFDFIQQWIRRFCLQYGAALFYTSVKEDKNCDLLYKYLVHRIYHLPFRTPALVVEKDAVLIPSGWDNMKKISILYENMQSMKPDDYYTDVISRPQTRKPITRETEIHAEDEQQFLIKQQQLLQQGGTPSAPLGMTRQESPMRTPTSSKTSDRRTSATPGSQGSPKKMFGFFRSSQSETTFMDGAKVGAAAGGEGVLANFFNSLLHKKTGSPSPGKVQGMDKAAVRSDAAAELDRLTRNKKPPSPTGSPDSSANSSLEQPPSSTDC, encoded by the exons GGCAGCTATATTAAGTGAAGTACAATCGCGCGGTAACACAAAGTTGCCAACTACTAAATCAGTTCTTGTACTAG GAGAAAATGAGAGCGGCAAGACCACTTTAATCGCCAAACTGCAAGGTGTCGAAGACCCCAAAAAAGGTTCTGGCTTAGAGTATGCCTATATAGATGTGCGCGATGAATATAGAGATG ATAACACAAGACTGCGAGTTTGGGTTCTTGATGGCGACCCCGAACATTCCCACCTGCTCGAATTTGCTCTCAATGAGGAGACCTTCCCTGACACCATGATTATGTTCTCGGTGTCAATGACCTCGCCCTGGGCCATGCTTGACCAGCTTCAAAACTGGGCCACCATTCTTCAGGACCACATCGATAAATTAAACCTATCAGCAGACTTCATTCAAGAACGCAAACAATCAG tTCTGAAGAGGTGGCAAGAGTACATGGAGCCAGGGGATGAACTAGAGGCTAGTTCGCCAATGAGGCACTCGACAAGGACTCTGGAGGATGATCTGCTGGATGAAGAATTGCCCCTCGGTGAGGGAACTCTCACACGAAACCTCGGTCTTGATATGGTCGTTGTCGTAACTAAG ACTGACTACATGGGAACTCTAGAAAAAGACATGGACTATCGAGatgaacattttgattttattcagcAGTGGATTCGGAGATTTTGCCTTCAGTATGGGGCAGCTTTGTTTTACACTTCAGTGAAAGAGGACAAGAACTGTGACCTTTTGTATAAGTATCTGGTGCACAGAATTTACCACTTGCCCTTCCGCACCCCAGCGCTAGTTGTAGAAAAGGATGCAGTTCTCAT ACCATCCGGTTGGGATAATATGAAGAAAATCAGCATCCTCTATGAAAACATGCAGTCAATGAAACCAGACGATTACTACACCGATGTCATATCAAGACCACAAACCAGAAAG CCTATTACGAGAGAAACTGAGATTCACGCTGAAGATGAGCAGCAATTCCTGataaaacagcagcagctcctGCAGCAGGGTGGCACCCCGTCCGCCCCCCTCGGCATGACGAGACAGGAGTCTCCTATGAGAACTCCGACCAGCTCGAAAACCAGTGACAGACGCACATCCGCTACGCCTGGGTCGCAGGGTTCCCcgaaaaag ATGTTTGGCTTCTTTCGAAGTTCTCAGTCGGAAACCACTTTT ATGGATGGAGCCAAAGTGGGTGCGGCAGCTGGAGGGGAGGGTGTTTTAGCCAACTTTTTCAACTCGCTCTTGCACAAGAAAACAGGCTCTCCCTCCCCAGGTAAAGTGCAAG GTATGGATAAAGCTGCTGTTCGTTCTGACGCAGCTGCAGAACTGGACCGGTTAACCAGGAACAAAAAGCCGCCCTCTCCGACAGGATCTCCGGACTCCTCGGCCAATTCGAGTTTGGAGCAGCCGCCGTCATCTACTGATTGCTGA
- the Dlic gene encoding cytoplasmic dynein 1 light intermediate chain 2 isoform X4 yields the protein MMAPISEKISDTGVTPKNKDEPDNKENLWAAILSEVQSRGNTKLPTTKSVLVLGENESGKTTLIAKLQGVEDPKKGSGLEYAYIDVRDEYRDDNTRLRVWVLDGDPEHSHLLEFALNEETFPDTMIMFSVSMTSPWAMLDQLQNWATILQDHIDKLNLSADFIQERKQSVLKRWQEYMEPGDELEASSPMRHSTRTLEDDLLDEELPLGEGTLTRNLGLDMVVVVTKTDYMGTLEKDMDYRDEHFDFIQQWIRRFCLQYGAALFYTSVKEDKNCDLLYKYLVHRIYHLPFRTPALVVEKDAVLIPSGWDNMKKISILYENMQSMKPDDYYTDVISRPQTRKPITRETEIHAEDEQQFLIKQQQLLQQGGTPSAPLGMTRQESPMRTPTSSKTSDRRTSATPGSQGSPKKMDGAKVGAAAGGEGVLANFFNSLLHKKTGSPSPGKVQGMDKAAVRSDAAAELDRLTRNKKPPSPTGSPDSSANSSLEQPPSSTDC from the exons GGCAGCTATATTAAGTGAAGTACAATCGCGCGGTAACACAAAGTTGCCAACTACTAAATCAGTTCTTGTACTAG GAGAAAATGAGAGCGGCAAGACCACTTTAATCGCCAAACTGCAAGGTGTCGAAGACCCCAAAAAAGGTTCTGGCTTAGAGTATGCCTATATAGATGTGCGCGATGAATATAGAGATG ATAACACAAGACTGCGAGTTTGGGTTCTTGATGGCGACCCCGAACATTCCCACCTGCTCGAATTTGCTCTCAATGAGGAGACCTTCCCTGACACCATGATTATGTTCTCGGTGTCAATGACCTCGCCCTGGGCCATGCTTGACCAGCTTCAAAACTGGGCCACCATTCTTCAGGACCACATCGATAAATTAAACCTATCAGCAGACTTCATTCAAGAACGCAAACAATCAG tTCTGAAGAGGTGGCAAGAGTACATGGAGCCAGGGGATGAACTAGAGGCTAGTTCGCCAATGAGGCACTCGACAAGGACTCTGGAGGATGATCTGCTGGATGAAGAATTGCCCCTCGGTGAGGGAACTCTCACACGAAACCTCGGTCTTGATATGGTCGTTGTCGTAACTAAG ACTGACTACATGGGAACTCTAGAAAAAGACATGGACTATCGAGatgaacattttgattttattcagcAGTGGATTCGGAGATTTTGCCTTCAGTATGGGGCAGCTTTGTTTTACACTTCAGTGAAAGAGGACAAGAACTGTGACCTTTTGTATAAGTATCTGGTGCACAGAATTTACCACTTGCCCTTCCGCACCCCAGCGCTAGTTGTAGAAAAGGATGCAGTTCTCAT ACCATCCGGTTGGGATAATATGAAGAAAATCAGCATCCTCTATGAAAACATGCAGTCAATGAAACCAGACGATTACTACACCGATGTCATATCAAGACCACAAACCAGAAAG CCTATTACGAGAGAAACTGAGATTCACGCTGAAGATGAGCAGCAATTCCTGataaaacagcagcagctcctGCAGCAGGGTGGCACCCCGTCCGCCCCCCTCGGCATGACGAGACAGGAGTCTCCTATGAGAACTCCGACCAGCTCGAAAACCAGTGACAGACGCACATCCGCTACGCCTGGGTCGCAGGGTTCCCcgaaaaag ATGGATGGAGCCAAAGTGGGTGCGGCAGCTGGAGGGGAGGGTGTTTTAGCCAACTTTTTCAACTCGCTCTTGCACAAGAAAACAGGCTCTCCCTCCCCAGGTAAAGTGCAAG GTATGGATAAAGCTGCTGTTCGTTCTGACGCAGCTGCAGAACTGGACCGGTTAACCAGGAACAAAAAGCCGCCCTCTCCGACAGGATCTCCGGACTCCTCGGCCAATTCGAGTTTGGAGCAGCCGCCGTCATCTACTGATTGCTGA
- the Dlic gene encoding cytoplasmic dynein 1 light intermediate chain 1 isoform X6 produces the protein MMAPISEKISDTGVTPKNKDEPDNKENLWAAILSEVQSRGNTKLPTTKSVLVLGENESGKTTLIAKLQGVEDPKKGSGLEYAYIDVRDEYRDDNTRLRVWVLDGDPEHSHLLEFALNEETFPDTMIMFSVSMTSPWAMLDQLQNWATILQDHIDKLNLSADFIQERKQSVLKRWQEYMEPGDELEASSPMRHSTRTLEDDLLDEELPLGEGTLTRNLGLDMVVVVTKTDYMGTLEKDMDYRDEHFDFIQQWIRRFCLQYGAALFYTSVKEDKNCDLLYKYLVHRIYHLPFRTPALVVEKDAVLIPSGWDNMKKISILYENMQSMKPDDYYTDVISRPQTRKPITRETEIHAEDEQQFLIKQQQLLQQGGTPSAPLGMTRQESPMRTPTSSKTSDRRTSATPGSQGSPKKMDGAKVGAAAGGEGVLANFFNSLLHKKTGSPSPGMDKAAVRSDAAAELDRLTRNKKPPSPTGSPDSSANSSLEQPPSSTDC, from the exons GGCAGCTATATTAAGTGAAGTACAATCGCGCGGTAACACAAAGTTGCCAACTACTAAATCAGTTCTTGTACTAG GAGAAAATGAGAGCGGCAAGACCACTTTAATCGCCAAACTGCAAGGTGTCGAAGACCCCAAAAAAGGTTCTGGCTTAGAGTATGCCTATATAGATGTGCGCGATGAATATAGAGATG ATAACACAAGACTGCGAGTTTGGGTTCTTGATGGCGACCCCGAACATTCCCACCTGCTCGAATTTGCTCTCAATGAGGAGACCTTCCCTGACACCATGATTATGTTCTCGGTGTCAATGACCTCGCCCTGGGCCATGCTTGACCAGCTTCAAAACTGGGCCACCATTCTTCAGGACCACATCGATAAATTAAACCTATCAGCAGACTTCATTCAAGAACGCAAACAATCAG tTCTGAAGAGGTGGCAAGAGTACATGGAGCCAGGGGATGAACTAGAGGCTAGTTCGCCAATGAGGCACTCGACAAGGACTCTGGAGGATGATCTGCTGGATGAAGAATTGCCCCTCGGTGAGGGAACTCTCACACGAAACCTCGGTCTTGATATGGTCGTTGTCGTAACTAAG ACTGACTACATGGGAACTCTAGAAAAAGACATGGACTATCGAGatgaacattttgattttattcagcAGTGGATTCGGAGATTTTGCCTTCAGTATGGGGCAGCTTTGTTTTACACTTCAGTGAAAGAGGACAAGAACTGTGACCTTTTGTATAAGTATCTGGTGCACAGAATTTACCACTTGCCCTTCCGCACCCCAGCGCTAGTTGTAGAAAAGGATGCAGTTCTCAT ACCATCCGGTTGGGATAATATGAAGAAAATCAGCATCCTCTATGAAAACATGCAGTCAATGAAACCAGACGATTACTACACCGATGTCATATCAAGACCACAAACCAGAAAG CCTATTACGAGAGAAACTGAGATTCACGCTGAAGATGAGCAGCAATTCCTGataaaacagcagcagctcctGCAGCAGGGTGGCACCCCGTCCGCCCCCCTCGGCATGACGAGACAGGAGTCTCCTATGAGAACTCCGACCAGCTCGAAAACCAGTGACAGACGCACATCCGCTACGCCTGGGTCGCAGGGTTCCCcgaaaaag ATGGATGGAGCCAAAGTGGGTGCGGCAGCTGGAGGGGAGGGTGTTTTAGCCAACTTTTTCAACTCGCTCTTGCACAAGAAAACAGGCTCTCCCTCCCCAG GTATGGATAAAGCTGCTGTTCGTTCTGACGCAGCTGCAGAACTGGACCGGTTAACCAGGAACAAAAAGCCGCCCTCTCCGACAGGATCTCCGGACTCCTCGGCCAATTCGAGTTTGGAGCAGCCGCCGTCATCTACTGATTGCTGA
- the Dlic gene encoding cytoplasmic dynein 1 light intermediate chain 2 isoform X3 has product MMAPISEKISDTGVTPKNKDEPDNKENLWAAILSEVQSRGNTKLPTTKSVLVLGENESGKTTLIAKLQGVEDPKKGSGLEYAYIDVRDEYRDDNTRLRVWVLDGDPEHSHLLEFALNEETFPDTMIMFSVSMTSPWAMLDQLQNWATILQDHIDKLNLSADFIQERKQSVLKRWQEYMEPGDELEASSPMRHSTRTLEDDLLDEELPLGEGTLTRNLGLDMVVVVTKTDYMGTLEKDMDYRDEHFDFIQQWIRRFCLQYGAALFYTSVKEDKNCDLLYKYLVHRIYHLPFRTPALVVEKDAVLIPSGWDNMKKISILYENMQSMKPDDYYTDVISRPQTRKPITRETEIHAEDEQQFLIKQQQLLQQGGTPSAPLGMTRQESPMRTPTSSKTSDRRTSATPGSQGSPKKMQMDGAKVGAAAGGEGVLANFFNSLLHKKTGSPSPGKVQGMDKAAVRSDAAAELDRLTRNKKPPSPTGSPDSSANSSLEQPPSSTDC; this is encoded by the exons GGCAGCTATATTAAGTGAAGTACAATCGCGCGGTAACACAAAGTTGCCAACTACTAAATCAGTTCTTGTACTAG GAGAAAATGAGAGCGGCAAGACCACTTTAATCGCCAAACTGCAAGGTGTCGAAGACCCCAAAAAAGGTTCTGGCTTAGAGTATGCCTATATAGATGTGCGCGATGAATATAGAGATG ATAACACAAGACTGCGAGTTTGGGTTCTTGATGGCGACCCCGAACATTCCCACCTGCTCGAATTTGCTCTCAATGAGGAGACCTTCCCTGACACCATGATTATGTTCTCGGTGTCAATGACCTCGCCCTGGGCCATGCTTGACCAGCTTCAAAACTGGGCCACCATTCTTCAGGACCACATCGATAAATTAAACCTATCAGCAGACTTCATTCAAGAACGCAAACAATCAG tTCTGAAGAGGTGGCAAGAGTACATGGAGCCAGGGGATGAACTAGAGGCTAGTTCGCCAATGAGGCACTCGACAAGGACTCTGGAGGATGATCTGCTGGATGAAGAATTGCCCCTCGGTGAGGGAACTCTCACACGAAACCTCGGTCTTGATATGGTCGTTGTCGTAACTAAG ACTGACTACATGGGAACTCTAGAAAAAGACATGGACTATCGAGatgaacattttgattttattcagcAGTGGATTCGGAGATTTTGCCTTCAGTATGGGGCAGCTTTGTTTTACACTTCAGTGAAAGAGGACAAGAACTGTGACCTTTTGTATAAGTATCTGGTGCACAGAATTTACCACTTGCCCTTCCGCACCCCAGCGCTAGTTGTAGAAAAGGATGCAGTTCTCAT ACCATCCGGTTGGGATAATATGAAGAAAATCAGCATCCTCTATGAAAACATGCAGTCAATGAAACCAGACGATTACTACACCGATGTCATATCAAGACCACAAACCAGAAAG CCTATTACGAGAGAAACTGAGATTCACGCTGAAGATGAGCAGCAATTCCTGataaaacagcagcagctcctGCAGCAGGGTGGCACCCCGTCCGCCCCCCTCGGCATGACGAGACAGGAGTCTCCTATGAGAACTCCGACCAGCTCGAAAACCAGTGACAGACGCACATCCGCTACGCCTGGGTCGCAGGGTTCCCcgaaaaag ATGCAGATGGATGGAGCCAAAGTGGGTGCGGCAGCTGGAGGGGAGGGTGTTTTAGCCAACTTTTTCAACTCGCTCTTGCACAAGAAAACAGGCTCTCCCTCCCCAGGTAAAGTGCAAG GTATGGATAAAGCTGCTGTTCGTTCTGACGCAGCTGCAGAACTGGACCGGTTAACCAGGAACAAAAAGCCGCCCTCTCCGACAGGATCTCCGGACTCCTCGGCCAATTCGAGTTTGGAGCAGCCGCCGTCATCTACTGATTGCTGA
- the Dlic gene encoding cytoplasmic dynein 1 light intermediate chain 1 isoform X5 yields the protein MMAPISEKISDTGVTPKNKDEPDNKENLWAAILSEVQSRGNTKLPTTKSVLVLGENESGKTTLIAKLQGVEDPKKGSGLEYAYIDVRDEYRDDNTRLRVWVLDGDPEHSHLLEFALNEETFPDTMIMFSVSMTSPWAMLDQLQNWATILQDHIDKLNLSADFIQERKQSVLKRWQEYMEPGDELEASSPMRHSTRTLEDDLLDEELPLGEGTLTRNLGLDMVVVVTKTDYMGTLEKDMDYRDEHFDFIQQWIRRFCLQYGAALFYTSVKEDKNCDLLYKYLVHRIYHLPFRTPALVVEKDAVLIPSGWDNMKKISILYENMQSMKPDDYYTDVISRPQTRKPITRETEIHAEDEQQFLIKQQQLLQQGGTPSAPLGMTRQESPMRTPTSSKTSDRRTSATPGSQGSPKKMQMDGAKVGAAAGGEGVLANFFNSLLHKKTGSPSPGMDKAAVRSDAAAELDRLTRNKKPPSPTGSPDSSANSSLEQPPSSTDC from the exons GGCAGCTATATTAAGTGAAGTACAATCGCGCGGTAACACAAAGTTGCCAACTACTAAATCAGTTCTTGTACTAG GAGAAAATGAGAGCGGCAAGACCACTTTAATCGCCAAACTGCAAGGTGTCGAAGACCCCAAAAAAGGTTCTGGCTTAGAGTATGCCTATATAGATGTGCGCGATGAATATAGAGATG ATAACACAAGACTGCGAGTTTGGGTTCTTGATGGCGACCCCGAACATTCCCACCTGCTCGAATTTGCTCTCAATGAGGAGACCTTCCCTGACACCATGATTATGTTCTCGGTGTCAATGACCTCGCCCTGGGCCATGCTTGACCAGCTTCAAAACTGGGCCACCATTCTTCAGGACCACATCGATAAATTAAACCTATCAGCAGACTTCATTCAAGAACGCAAACAATCAG tTCTGAAGAGGTGGCAAGAGTACATGGAGCCAGGGGATGAACTAGAGGCTAGTTCGCCAATGAGGCACTCGACAAGGACTCTGGAGGATGATCTGCTGGATGAAGAATTGCCCCTCGGTGAGGGAACTCTCACACGAAACCTCGGTCTTGATATGGTCGTTGTCGTAACTAAG ACTGACTACATGGGAACTCTAGAAAAAGACATGGACTATCGAGatgaacattttgattttattcagcAGTGGATTCGGAGATTTTGCCTTCAGTATGGGGCAGCTTTGTTTTACACTTCAGTGAAAGAGGACAAGAACTGTGACCTTTTGTATAAGTATCTGGTGCACAGAATTTACCACTTGCCCTTCCGCACCCCAGCGCTAGTTGTAGAAAAGGATGCAGTTCTCAT ACCATCCGGTTGGGATAATATGAAGAAAATCAGCATCCTCTATGAAAACATGCAGTCAATGAAACCAGACGATTACTACACCGATGTCATATCAAGACCACAAACCAGAAAG CCTATTACGAGAGAAACTGAGATTCACGCTGAAGATGAGCAGCAATTCCTGataaaacagcagcagctcctGCAGCAGGGTGGCACCCCGTCCGCCCCCCTCGGCATGACGAGACAGGAGTCTCCTATGAGAACTCCGACCAGCTCGAAAACCAGTGACAGACGCACATCCGCTACGCCTGGGTCGCAGGGTTCCCcgaaaaag ATGCAGATGGATGGAGCCAAAGTGGGTGCGGCAGCTGGAGGGGAGGGTGTTTTAGCCAACTTTTTCAACTCGCTCTTGCACAAGAAAACAGGCTCTCCCTCCCCAG GTATGGATAAAGCTGCTGTTCGTTCTGACGCAGCTGCAGAACTGGACCGGTTAACCAGGAACAAAAAGCCGCCCTCTCCGACAGGATCTCCGGACTCCTCGGCCAATTCGAGTTTGGAGCAGCCGCCGTCATCTACTGATTGCTGA